Genomic DNA from Fusarium oxysporum Fo47 chromosome IX, complete sequence:
TCGCAGCTGGCTATTGTGCACTATGTCAGTTCACGATTAGGCAATGGGACCAGGTACCATGTGGCGCGCGAATTCTGTTGACATCAGACGCGCATGTGCGGTCAAACACGATACGATATTCACGTTTTGAATCGAGAGCGAGATGGCGCGCGATGGCGATTAAGCTACATACAATCCATCAATAGCAAATCACACGAGGAACAAGAAATGATGATCAAAGACCGGTGGTCGATTGCGTAGGGCAGCTAACTAGCTTGCCATTTAATATACATCCCAACTGTAGAAAGCATGTTCCTCGTGAACGCCTTGATTATCCCCTAACCATGATATCCCTCGTGTCAAAGCAAAAAGTCGTGATCCTCCCAAATACCCATGTGTGAGATCGCTTAGTTACGCTCACCGCGGAGGCGGCGGGCGAGCTGGATGTCCTTGGATTGGATGGTGACACGCTTGGCATGGATGGCGCAGAGGTTGGTGTCCTCGAAGAGGGAGACGAGGTAGGACTCAACGGACTCCTGGAGAGCACCGATGGCAGAAGACTGGAAGCGGAGATCAGACTTAAAGTCCTGGGCAATCTCACGAACCTGTTTGTCTCATGTTAGTATATGTCAAGTGATGATTGATGTATATTGGTGGTGCTCACCAGACGCTGGAAGGGGAGCTTTCGGATGAGGAGCTCGGTCGACTTCTGGTATCGTCGAATCTCACGGAGAGCGACGGTACCAGGCTTATAGCGGTGAGGCTTCTTGACACCTCCGGTAGAGGGGGCGGACTTGCgggctgttggtgatgatgttaGTTATGACGTTTTTTATGTATCAAGACGTGTGTCGCGTCGAGATAAAGTCGCGGTGAAGACTTACCGGCCTTGGAAGCGAGCTGCTTGCGAGGGGCCTTGCCACCAGTGGACTTTCGGGCGGTCTGCTTAGTGCGAGCCATTGTTGAAGATTGATGTGATGAAAAGGTTAAAAGAGGAtgtggttgatgatgatggtagttgttgttgatgattgtGGGGGTGGAAGGCTGAAGTGGGTGTGTGATGCAGAAGGAAAAGACGAGAGAGGGAGCAGGCGGGGGGATTCCTTTATACCTGAGTGTGCAGGCGGCGGCTGATCTGAGTGCAGTGGACCGTGCGCGCTGATTGGAGTGTGTTTTTTGCAATCACCCACCGAAAATGGAAAAATGGGGCCCTGGCGAAAAATGCACCACTGATTGCAAAAAAAATGTGCTCGCGTGCTAATTTTCTATTGGCTCCAATTTCCATTTGTCTCATCTGCACGcgtaaggtaaggtagcgCCCCACGCACGCTTGTCAAAGTCACCCACCCGTTGGAATCTGATCTTTATTTTGCCAGGCAGCCAATGGCGAATTTGCTGTCCCAGGCCATGAATTTCAGTCCAGGCACCCGATTATTCCGATAATTGACTGAGGCGAAACTCGTCCCGGGGAAACGGGCCATAAGGTAGCCACAGTCACAGTCCACTCTGGGGAACATGTCGCTATCCCGTTCCCGTTACAGTCTTTGTATGCCTTGTGTGATGTTGGATGTGATGAATTTTTTGGTCTTTGTAGTCTGCTGTATTGTAATGCTTGGTGGTCAGTCTATGACTGGCTGTGACTTTATGTGTTCTCAATTGCTTAGACTACATGTAATGTTTGTTATTCTGGTAAATGTGCAAGACgataattattaatattagttCCGTTTAATGCCTTGGTACTCTCTTGTTGAGCTTTAATTGACATCATCGGATTCTTTCACTTTTTATGTTTATGTCTGAGTATCAAGTTGGGCATTTCGAGTTGGTAGACATGTTTA
This window encodes:
- a CDS encoding histone-fold-containing protein; the protein is MARTKQTARKSTGGKAPRKQLASKAARKSAPSTGGVKKPHRYKPGTVALREIRRYQKSTELLIRKLPFQRLVREIAQDFKSDLRFQSSAIGALQESVESYLVSLFEDTNLCAIHAKRVTIQSKDIQLARRLRGERN